The Alnus glutinosa chromosome 3, dhAlnGlut1.1, whole genome shotgun sequence nucleotide sequence CTTTAATGCAGGTTACCATGCGTGCACCACCATTGGTCGTGCCTCTAGCACAGACATTGAAATCATTGGTAAACTTATTTAATGGCATCTCTTCAGATTAAAAGTAGAAGAATAATCTCATCTTATTAGCTCATGTTGCTTGGTTAGCCTTTGCTTGCTCTAGTGTCCTCAACTCTGAGGTGTAAATTATTtcatagcatgtttttgtttgtgaCTTAAACTTGGAATTGTAAACAGTTTAAACATTTGGCAGATAAAAAGAATCCCCATGTTGGTGTCATTGTCAAGATGTCCCATACTGGCCCAAAGCTCAACTGTTCACTCTCTGTGTCTGTTATTTGTGATTTAAATGGTGTTCAGGTGGGATCTTGTTCCTTTAGTCTTTCTGAAGTCAATGGATTGGATTTTCCTGGGGTTGTTacatatcatattcatgttGCTTTTCATCTTTCTGTTTTACAGGGACCACATTCACTTGAGAAATTAGGAACCTGTCATTATGTGAGTCCTTTGAACCTCTAGAAAATTGTTTTATTGCCTCCATTCTTATTGCTTTATGTTATTTcacaatattgatttttaaaaccACATAACCTAATTCCTGGAACACACGCATTCTGTATATGTGTGTGCATGTGTAGAATCAATGTTGCACATTGAGATGGCCAATGAGTTCTGCGACTTCTGTCTCAAATGGCACCTACTCCTCCCATAAGAATGGGGTGAAGAGTGAGGTCACGGGTTCAACACCCATTTGgggcgtgtataaattacatataaaataaaaattgcactTTGAGATGGTGATTCATTTCCAGTTATTTGATGATTTTCAATAGGACCCTTGACAAATGTAGCGTGATTGAAACcaattaaaataatttggaaGGTTGTTGGCTCTTCCTATATCCTAGTATACTCCATAATGAGATTTTGATATATTCATTTGGATATGGTGCTTTTTTTGTCCACAATCTTGGCTGTATCTGTAGCCCTTTGGCCTcctgttttcttcttttgctgGATCCATATTTCTAGCAGTGATGGTACTGACTACTGACTTTTGAGCTTAATGTGGCTGTTAAATACTAGCAAAATTAACTTGATTCTAGGT carries:
- the LOC133862827 gene encoding uncharacterized protein LOC133862827 isoform X2, which encodes MVIGLVYLRWLIIIAIVLSTIAGRVVSVSTVCELGVIDNNKLYNYSLAAPTPEFPHGVLSEDGFYKVAVNETMVWFQLCDGMIFNHDPPKCVDCWDCGGPSRCGMDCSALMANNIGGYHACTTIGRASSTDIEIIDKKNPHVGVIVKMSHTGPKLNCSLSVSVICDLNGVQGPHSLEKLGTCHYNQCCTLRWPMSSATSVSNGTYSSHKNGVKSEVTGSTPIWGVYKLHIK